The Haloplanus natans DSM 17983 DNA segment TCCGTGTCGACGCGACCGGCCGCGAGATCAGCTATCGCGACTTCTGTACCACCGCGTGGAAGGCGGGTCACGCGCTCAGTCACTGCGGTGTCCATCCGGGGGCACGCGTGGCGCTCGCGCCCGACCCGGCGCCACAGCCGTTGTCGACGCTGTTCGGCGCCGCGTGCCTCGGTGCGCGTGTGACCTTCGACGCCGAGGCGGCGGCCCGGGCCGTCCTCGTCCCCGCCGACCGCGAGTGCGACCTGGAACGTCGCCCGGGGCGGGCGGTCGTCGTCTACGGCGACGCGCCCGAAGACCCGGGAATCACCCACTGGGAGCGGACGGTCTGGAGCGAGAACCCCGTGCGACCGCCCGGCGAACGCGACGCCGACGAGGTGGTCCTCGACGGCGCGGAACCACGTTCCGCGAGCAACCGGACGCAGTCCGGTAACCCCGGATCGACGGCGTACACGCACCGCGAGGTGTTGGCCGCGGCGGCGCGCGTCGTCGACGTGGCGGGCCTCGACGCCGATACGTCGGTGGGGCTCCGGGCGCCCCTGACCGATCCGCGAGCGGTCGTCGCGGGCGTGGTCGCCCCGCTTTCGGTCGGCGGGACGGTCGTGCTTCCGGAGGGAGCGTCGGACGCGGACGTATTCGTGGGCGACGGGAGTGAGTGGGGCTTCGACGTGGCCGACGTGTCACTCTAAGCCTAACGATCGGCCGACGGCAGTCCATGTCTCCGGCGGGAACAGGTTTATACCACAGTGCCGTGGTGTGTGTGAACGTCCATGACAGCTAGACAGCGCGTGCAGTCGTTCGGCCGGGCGATGGCGGACTGGTCGGAGAAGTGGGTCCCGAGCCCGTTCCTCTTCGCGGTGATCCTGACGCTCATCGCGTACGGGGCGGCGATCGCGTTCACGCCGGACGGGCCGTATCAGAACATCGTGAACTGGTACGACGGGTTCTGGACGCTGTTGACGTTCGCGATGCAGATGGTGCTCATCCTGGTGACGGGCTACGCCGTTGCCGACTCCGACTTCGTGAGCGGCTATCTGAACAAACTCGCGTCGGTTCCGAACGACAACACGCAGGCGGCGTCGCTGGTGGCCGCCGTCTCGCTCGTCTTCGGATATTTCCACTGGGGGATCGGCCTCATCGTCGGGGCCATCTTCGCCATCTTCGTCGCGCGGGCGGGCCACGAACGCGGGAAGACGTTCCACTATCCGATCCTGTGTGCCGCCGGCTACACGAGCCAGACCATCTGGCACGTCGGCCCGTCGACGAGTGCGGGATTGCTCTCCGCGACGGAGGGCCACCCGTTTCAGGACATCATCGGCATCGTCCCGCTCAGCGAGAGCGTCTTCACCATCTACGCGTTCGGCATCGCCGTCCTCGTGTTTCTGACGGTGATTCCGGTGCTCGCCTTCCTCGCACCGGAGGAGAGTGACGCGACGGGAATCGACGAGTACGCCCCGAGCCTGCTGAAAGGCGACGCCGAGGAGGCCATCTCGGACGGTGGGACGACGACCACCGGGGCGGAACAGGTGAGGCGGTCGCCGGCCGACCGCCTCAACGACAGTCGGGCCATCGCGTACCTGATCGCCGCCGGCATGCTGGTGTATGTCGTCCAGTACTTCGTCAACGCGGGCGGCATCGGCGAGGCACTCGACCTGAACGTCTTCAACTTCACGTTCATCGCACTCGGCCTACTCTTGCACAAGACGCCGGCGGCGTACATGGAGACGATCCGTGACGCGACGGAGGGGGCGGCGGGCATCATCCTGCAGTTCCCCTTCTACGCGGGCATCCTCGGCATCATCAGCAACTCCGGGCTCTCGGACCTGATCGCGGAGGGACTGCTCGCGGTGGCGACGCCACAGACGTTCCCGGTGATCGCGTGGCTCCTCGGCGGCGTCATGAACCTGTTCGTCCCGAGCGGCGGCGGCGAGTGGGGGATCATCGGTGGCGTCGTCGGGAGCGCGGCGGTCGAACTCGGCGTGGCGCCGGGGAAAGCCATCGTCGCCTACGGCGTCGGCGACATGTGGACGAACATGTTCCAGCCGTTCTGGGCCATCCCGCTGCTGGGCCTGACCAAGGTTCGCGCCCGCGACATCCTCGGTTACACCATGATCGTCATGGTGGTGCTGTTCCCTGTGTTCGCCCTCGGGCTGTACTTCCTGCCGTACTGAGGCCCGCGTTCGTTTTTTCCGACGACCGAAATACGGCGCACGCGGCCCTCGGCCATCGTCGCCGGGAGGTCGACCGCGGTGGCGTCCCGGTGGACCGTCGTCGTCGCGCGCCACCGCGGGCGCGATGTCGCGGTCGGTGACGATTCAGTTCTATTGGCAGATATGTCGCCGAGCTTACCAGTCGGTGAGAATCGGCGGTCGGGCCGGCAAATCCTTTTTATGTCGCGTCTACTACCTCGGGGCATGTACGTCCGGGATGCCAAGAACCGCGACGAGGTCTGGTTGCTCGACCACATCGAGGAGATGGGCCTGGACGACGCCGCCTTTCGGTCCCGCGATTACGTCATCGCCGTCGACGAGGAGTCGAACGAGCGGGCGGGGTTCGGCCGCGTCCGCATCCACAAGACGGACGCCGGCGACTACTGCGAACTCACGGGCGTGGGCGTCCTGCCCGAGTGGCGCGGGC contains these protein-coding regions:
- a CDS encoding acyl-CoA synthetase family protein; amino-acid sequence: MAADVLGDLVARDRRSDAVALRVDATGREISYRDFCTTAWKAGHALSHCGVHPGARVALAPDPAPQPLSTLFGAACLGARVTFDAEAAARAVLVPADRECDLERRPGRAVVVYGDAPEDPGITHWERTVWSENPVRPPGERDADEVVLDGAEPRSASNRTQSGNPGSTAYTHREVLAAAARVVDVAGLDADTSVGLRAPLTDPRAVVAGVVAPLSVGGTVVLPEGASDADVFVGDGSEWGFDVADVSL
- a CDS encoding short-chain fatty acid transporter, which produces MTARQRVQSFGRAMADWSEKWVPSPFLFAVILTLIAYGAAIAFTPDGPYQNIVNWYDGFWTLLTFAMQMVLILVTGYAVADSDFVSGYLNKLASVPNDNTQAASLVAAVSLVFGYFHWGIGLIVGAIFAIFVARAGHERGKTFHYPILCAAGYTSQTIWHVGPSTSAGLLSATEGHPFQDIIGIVPLSESVFTIYAFGIAVLVFLTVIPVLAFLAPEESDATGIDEYAPSLLKGDAEEAISDGGTTTTGAEQVRRSPADRLNDSRAIAYLIAAGMLVYVVQYFVNAGGIGEALDLNVFNFTFIALGLLLHKTPAAYMETIRDATEGAAGIILQFPFYAGILGIISNSGLSDLIAEGLLAVATPQTFPVIAWLLGGVMNLFVPSGGGEWGIIGGVVGSAAVELGVAPGKAIVAYGVGDMWTNMFQPFWAIPLLGLTKVRARDILGYTMIVMVVLFPVFALGLYFLPY